From the Fibrobacter succinogenes genome, the window ACATCACGTCAAGCAGAATCAAATCTGGTCTGATCCGCTCCGTGAGTTCTACGGCCTTGTTTCCTGTAAGTGCAACACAGACGTCATAATCATTAGACAGGATCCCCTCTAACACATCAATGTTCGTCTTAGTGTCATCAACGACTAAAATTTTCAAACGTTCACGTTCCATATACAATAATATACGTTTAAAAAACCAAATATTACAACCATTTTTATCACACCATGGTGGTAAAAATATCCAATTTTCCCCCATGGATAATTTTTCAAAATATTAAATATTCATTTCTGTGACTTTTATCACGAGCAAAAGTATATTTAATTCCATAAAAGTGGAGTCTTTCATGAAAAAATACATGGGTTGGAACACAAATATACTTATTGCAAGCGCACTTTTGGTTTGCACAACACAAGCTCAGGATATTGTAGACATAAATCCGTTCTGGGCGGCTTATGACAGTATCCACCCAAAGGGCACGATAAACGACCTTTACGAGGATTTAGTCCTCCCCTCTTCGGTCACGACAGACCGCAAGTACCCGGTCACTTGGAAAAGCGGCGACACGCTATTCTTGGGGCACGACGGCCATATTAACGGTCGCTTCGTAGGCGAAAACAAGGTCGTGGAACTTACCGCTACAATCACAGATTCCTTGAAAAATCAAACGAAAGAAAAGCTATTCAAGGTTTCTATCCACGGTTTCGAGCCTTATTCCAACTACCTCTTTGCGTATTTCCCGGCGAATAATGACGAGAACATCTATTACGCTTTAAGCAATGACGGTTACAATTTCACGGCAATGAACAACGGCAAACGCGTGGTTGCCGCCGATACCGTGAGCCTCAAGAAAGGACTCCGCGACCCGCATGTTCTACGCGCTCCAGACGGCTGGTTCTACATGGTCAATACCGACATGAAGAGCGCCGAAGGCTGGGCGAGCAACCGCGGCATGGTGCTCATGAAATCGCGCGACCTCATCCACTGGAAACACGCCACCGTGCATTTCCCGGAAAAGTACAAGGGCAAAAACTTCGCAAACGTGACTCGCGTGTGGGCCCCCGAAACCATCTGGGATGAAAATTACGTGAACAAGGACGGAAGCAAGGGACGCCCGCTTGTGTACTATTCACTGTTGACAAACGACGGGACCATCCCTTACGACCAAGTGTTTTTCAATTATGCAAACGAAGACTTCACCGACCTCGAAGGCGACCCGATTCATTTCTTTGATCGTGGCAAATCGACCATCGATATGGACATCGTCTATAATCCGATCGACAAACTTTACCACGGTTTTTACAAGAACGAAGGCGATGGCGGCATCTGCAAGGTGGTGTCCAATGACCTCACGGCGGAAAACGGCTCCAAGGCTCCGAAATGGAGAAACCCGAGCAAGCCGCTCCAGCAGACGAATGAGGCTGTCGAAGGTGCCGGCGTGTTCAAGCTCATCAACCAGAATTCCTGGGTGCTCATGTACGACTGCTATGTAAACGGGCATTACCAGTTCACCAGCAGCAACGATCTCGAGAACTTCAAGTTTGTGCAAAATACGAAAACGAGCGGCGCATTTACGCCCCGTCACGGTACAATCCTCCCGTTAACCGCAGCAGAGACCGCAGCACTCATGAAGGCTTTCCCCACGCCGAATTTCGAGGCTAAAGTGATTGACCTCCCCGATTCCATCGGCGTCTGCGACGGAAAGAAAGTTGTGGGGCCGTGCAGCGCTACGAAGATTATTCCTTATGTGAAAGTTGACGATGCTAATTGGAGCGAAACGACAGACTTGAAAGTCGCCAAAGGCGCTAGTGTGACATTCGGCCCGCACCCGTGGGACGGCAAAATTTGGAGCTGGGAAGGCCCGGACGGCTTCAAGTCCACAACGCGCGAAAATACGCTCAAGAATTTAGACGGAACCAAGAGTGGTTACTACACAGTAACCTATACAAACGAAACAGGCTGCAAGAGCACCGTTAAAATCAAGATTGTCGTCGATGATCCCGACCATCCGTACGTAGAGCCACCTCCAGTAAGCATAGACCGCGGGGTGCGCGAAAGCCGCAAGGACCAGCGTTTAAAGCGCAATCCGGTCTATTTCGATTTGCTCGGCAACAGACTTAAAGGCAAACCGCGCAACGGAATGTTTGTAGAAAGATAGAAGTGGTTAGAGATTAGAGGCTAGGAATCGTCATTATCCGAAGGATAGTCCATACAGTAATCGGGAGATGTATGGATCCTCCCTAAGGGAGGATGACAATATCCCTGTTTACTAACCACTTAAATAACAACTCTATTCAGTTTTATAAACGCATTGACAGGGTCAGCGTAGTTCCAGATGCCACCGAGAGTCGCAACTCCTGCAGGCGACATTTTCTTGAATTCCTCAATCGTATCCGTATCAACACCACCCCATAAAATCACGGACGTCTTTGCATTTATATTCAAAGGCGTTCCAAGCGTTTCGACAATTTCCAACGCCGATTGCGGCTGCATAATCGGCCCCAAAAGCGCACCCGCCACCCAATCCGGGAGCAATTCCGCTTCTTCAACGTTTTTGCAATACGCCACGCAGTTCACGCGCTTCCAGCTTTCGGGAACATCCCCCATAAAACTTTGAGCTTCACATACACAGCCGCGAACATCCAATTGCTCGGCAACATCGGGCGTTCCACGCACCCAAATCCGGTCGCGCAAATCCATGGGCAGGCTCAGCAGCCAACGTTCGTAATCTTCTGGAGTCGCATGAGAATTCCCGCCACGTCCTCGTTTATCAAGAATCAAACGGGTCAATCCACGACGGAACATTTCTTCGATATCGTCGTATTCTGCAGCAAAATTATCAGGACAAGTGATAAGCCAAAGTCGCATAAATGTTGGGGTTTAAAAGTTTCAAGCTAAAGTTACTCAAAATCAGAAAGTTTTGCAATAAACACGTTTTATGTTTCGATTAATTTCAGAAGGTTCTGTTGTCATCGCTATTGGGTTTTAATATATTTTGGCCACAAAACAAAAAGGATTAACGATGAGAAATTCGCTTAAACTCGACGGTCAAGTCAAGACTTATCTCCACGAAGATGAACTCCCGAAAGCATGGTACAATGTCCGTGCCGACATGAAGAAGAAGCCCGCTCCGCTTCTGAACCCGGGCACCGGCAAGCCGGTCACATTCGAAGACCTTCAGCCGGTATTCTGCGATGAACTCATCAAGCAGGAACTTGATAACGATACTGCATACATTCCTATTCCTGAAGACATCCTTACCTTCTACAAGATGTACCGCCCATCTCCGCTCGTTCGCGCCTACTTCCTCGAACAGGCTCTCGGCACTCCGGCACACATTTATTACAAGTTTGAAGGCAACAACACTTCGGGTTCTCACAAGCTGAACTCTGCAATCGCTCAGGCCTACTATGCCAAGAAACAGGGCCTCAAGGGCGTGACGACCGAAACGGGTGCAGGCCAGTGGGGCACCGCTCTTTCCATGGCATCCGCATTCTTCGGCATCGATTGCCAGGTCTATATGGTGAAGGTTTCTTACGAACAGAAGCCGTTCCGCCGCGAAGTCATGCGCACCTACGGTGCCAAAGTGACTCCGTCCCCGTCCATGACGACCGACATCGGTAAGAAGATCAATGAAGAATTCCCGGGCACAACGGGAAGCCTTGGCTGCGCTATTTCCGAAGCTGTGGAAGCAGCCGTGAAGCAGCCGGGTTACCGCTACGTTCTCGGTTCCGTGCTGAACCAGGTGCTCCTCCACCAGTCCGTCATCGGTCTCGAAACGAAGGCCGCACTCGACAAGCTCGGCGTGAAGGCCGACCTCATCATCGGTTGCGCTGGCGGTGGTTCTAACCTCGGTGGCCTTATCAGCCCGTTCGTCGGCGAAAAGCTCCGTGGCGAAGCCGACTACGACATTCTCGCTGTGGAACCGGCCAGCTGCCCGAGCTTCACTCGTGGTAAGTACGCCTATGACTTCTGCGATACCGGTAAGGTTTGCCCGCTCGCCAAGATGTACACGCTGGGCTCTAGCTTCATCCCGTCTGCAAACCACGCTGGAGGACTGCGCTACCATGGCATGAGCAGCATTCTCTCTGAACTTTACGATCAGGGCCTCATGCGTGCAACGTCTGTGGAACAGACCAAGGTGTTCGAAGCAGCAAAGCTCTTCGCCCAGACCGAAGGTATCCTC encodes:
- a CDS encoding glycoside hydrolase family 43 protein, coding for MKKYMGWNTNILIASALLVCTTQAQDIVDINPFWAAYDSIHPKGTINDLYEDLVLPSSVTTDRKYPVTWKSGDTLFLGHDGHINGRFVGENKVVELTATITDSLKNQTKEKLFKVSIHGFEPYSNYLFAYFPANNDENIYYALSNDGYNFTAMNNGKRVVAADTVSLKKGLRDPHVLRAPDGWFYMVNTDMKSAEGWASNRGMVLMKSRDLIHWKHATVHFPEKYKGKNFANVTRVWAPETIWDENYVNKDGSKGRPLVYYSLLTNDGTIPYDQVFFNYANEDFTDLEGDPIHFFDRGKSTIDMDIVYNPIDKLYHGFYKNEGDGGICKVVSNDLTAENGSKAPKWRNPSKPLQQTNEAVEGAGVFKLINQNSWVLMYDCYVNGHYQFTSSNDLENFKFVQNTKTSGAFTPRHGTILPLTAAETAALMKAFPTPNFEAKVIDLPDSIGVCDGKKVVGPCSATKIIPYVKVDDANWSETTDLKVAKGASVTFGPHPWDGKIWSWEGPDGFKSTTRENTLKNLDGTKSGYYTVTYTNETGCKSTVKIKIVVDDPDHPYVEPPPVSIDRGVRESRKDQRLKRNPVYFDLLGNRLKGKPRNGMFVER
- a CDS encoding TrpB-like pyridoxal phosphate-dependent enzyme, whose product is MRNSLKLDGQVKTYLHEDELPKAWYNVRADMKKKPAPLLNPGTGKPVTFEDLQPVFCDELIKQELDNDTAYIPIPEDILTFYKMYRPSPLVRAYFLEQALGTPAHIYYKFEGNNTSGSHKLNSAIAQAYYAKKQGLKGVTTETGAGQWGTALSMASAFFGIDCQVYMVKVSYEQKPFRREVMRTYGAKVTPSPSMTTDIGKKINEEFPGTTGSLGCAISEAVEAAVKQPGYRYVLGSVLNQVLLHQSVIGLETKAALDKLGVKADLIIGCAGGGSNLGGLISPFVGEKLRGEADYDILAVEPASCPSFTRGKYAYDFCDTGKVCPLAKMYTLGSSFIPSANHAGGLRYHGMSSILSELYDQGLMRATSVEQTKVFEAAKLFAQTEGILPAPESSHAIRATIDEALKCKESGEAKNIVFGLTGTGYFDMVAYQKFNDGEMNDYIPTDEDIAKSLAKLPKID